In Maniola jurtina chromosome 19, ilManJurt1.1, whole genome shotgun sequence, the genomic stretch aataaatacagtatattatacgacatgtacaccaagtttcgtcagtcgttttacaaccttcctattgatccactgcttgatcttcatacatttaaagaaatagcgcctttatttgtcatagattgttccagacaaaatgaaaatttaaaaactggtccagttgatgttcgtctggaaatagaaacgtctcaggaaattccaagcaataccagcgcttactgtttaatcataaacgatcgtcttgtggagtataggccgctgagtaacattgttcgaaaactatcatgaaaattattgtggacgttcaaggttttaaaaatgatcaaaattactttctgcctaaagagattgctatagtgtatagtgatcgagttcaagttttgttaataaaaccaccatatccctatgaatggctaacagacacagaaaagaaacaagttaaatggattgaaaagaatagaaaaatattatggagcgagggaatcgtgccttacgagacctataaataccatctaatagatattttaaaaaataatgatatttattgtaaaggccttgaaaagcagttatggttaaaagatatattaagtaatcctaacgtacataatttagaagataaaggatgtcctcgtttattaacattgtatgagttgtataattcacattctgacatatatagttgtgtttatcatccgaccatctgtgcgctgaaaaatgtaacttgtttaaaaaagtggtgtatgaataataaagttttagatgattaaatatgcttgtttaatttccatatacctgcttcttttatttaatttactgattatactcgtattgaaaacacaatatttggtgtaggttgttatagccaaatagttgtttttcatgttgtaaaaatattacatttgaagagtaattttaaaattcaaggtttcttagtacctatctagttttatcaacatatttgctcgtgcaaatagaatgaatatttcgttcttaaaccatgtgaatagtttgttcaaaatacggatagttgattaatttttgcttggatttagctacactccatttatttaatgtgttgttgaggacagtagtttagaattggggaattctgtatcaaaattggtggcgattttggatcacggcgagcgaagcgagcgagcgtagcgagagtgatccaaaatccccaccaattttgatacagaatccccaattcaacactactactatatattaataaattatatatttgtcATTATTTGCAGGTACACAATAGTTCTTCTAATATATGCATTTGGTCTTCTAATGACGGTTACATTAAGGCCCCTCCTGCTGGCCTGGTACAAATCTAATACAGGCAAGAAAGCAATATACTGTGCCTTGTATTTCTATCCTATACTTGTACTTATACACACAGTTGCTGCAGGATTAATATGTACGTAAGAATTAACTAGTAATTTATACTTTGCGAGATACTTAGATCAAATTTCTTCTGTCATTGATTATATCTATCAAGCATCAACCCTCTAAAGATAAAATAACCtcctaataataaaatgataaatatttacccaataatttgtttttgtttcagatttttcatttcCGTACATAATCATAATTATATCGATGATGACGTCAGCATCGCATTTCTCTATCAAAATAGATCAGTCAGCTCCAGCCTTGCTATCAGCTTCGCTTACAAACGTACGGAATTTGATCATACTTATCGGCCATTGGATAATTCATGCATACGGCATCATATCTTTGACTGGATTCAAGGAATTATGGTATCTGACTTTAGTACCAGCCCCAGCACTATTTTATATACTCACGGCACAATTCACAGATCCTATGAAGATTCATAATGATTGACTAACTGGATGCCCAATAGTGAAGTTGGTTTTGATTTGACATTATGGAGTCATAGTGGGACAGGAAGGTGAAATAGAATATTTAGATAAGAAGAGAAAGATTTTAACTTATTAAATGTTATTTAATGACTTTTCGTTTTAGTAATGTTTatacttggatgaattaaatatagacttgcaacgaatagtatattcggcagtataccgaataccgaatattcggcgaggcccctgaccgaatagccgaatattaggcaaaagtattcggctggattttatTGTCTTGGGATGGTCTACGAGAAAAAAAGACTTCCTAAAAATTCAGAAAAGTTAGTCTTTCTGCACCATAACCttccccttctaaattttgattatgaaaataattcaaatgcatagaaaaattcttaacttgtttaatgcagaaaatgattaaattatgtacctgttttatgtaccaatgactacttaataaatgattgtaaaagaaatgagaaccttacccttctaaattttgattaccacaataattcaaatacatagaatcctccatttttccaattcagaagatgtttatgtacctgtgttatgcaccaaggactacttaaatgattataacagaaatgaaaatatgaatatataggtaatcaatcgattttaatttttcattttaccaattatttctctatgacaaaatatattatttaagtattcggtattcggccgaataatatgtagatattcggtatccggccgaatataataaaagcagccgaataggccgaataccgaatagtaaccgaatattcgttgcaagtctaattaAATACCTTTAAAATAGACTAAATGAGGAGatatagtgcgcgcaaaacaataagtctaatctgaagttgcaacatagTGGTTTGCACAGGTCTAAAGATTAAATGCAGAAGCCCAGCTGAGATGTTTTTGTGCAATGTACAGTCATatgcctcgtgttcagattggagtttggactatattttataattatttattaataaatgatttactcgcattcaaataatttattttccaaaatatgttacaatttccactttttgaaatttaactatttgaattaaaaataataggtaggtgaTAAAATCATAGATTGTATCTAAACTGTTttaaacataaaactaaagttacgagggtttTAAACGCACCATGGTCTGAGGGGAAGCCCATAAGTTCGGCCGagtactattttatttataaatcatTCACGTCAACATTTCACAATTTTATTCTGTCTTATACTGTGACTCTACCTAATCAAAAGTGATAAAACTAATTACGATTATAAGTACTCTATGAAGAACTTATCGTAGACGGTAGAATTTCTCATGGTTTTAACTCTTAGAACTAACCACCTACATCAATGGAGGGCGGAGGCCGgtattattatatcatttttaAGGGGTAATTCGTTTCTGCAAATTATGTTCCTTGTCACTAGGTACGTGTTTGAATACGCAACGCaaaatgaaataggtaggtattccttTCGCAAAATCGCTGAAAACCAGAATGCAGCGCGAAATCGAATAGAACGCGTAGTGGAATTAAGTGGTCGAAGCCGAGCAGCGAGCTACGAGTGGTTACAAGTGGTCTGAGAACGCAAGTGTAGGTATATACCTGCTTATTTCAGCTGTAGATTCGTATTGAATCTTTTTTGACTAAAACTTATTGCTTAGTAACTTAGTATTAAACTTGCGCgtgactgcaatcacacttTATGATAGGCAAGTGATGATAATTAGGCAGCCTTTGTTGATAACCTCTCTGGTGATGGTGCAGTGCTGTTGAGCACTGGTTTTAGAACGAGAGGTtttgggttcgattccaggctgCAGCAATCGAGGCTAAGACTAGTCTGATGGctttggtcgtggctagttactgtTTACAACTCTGCCAGCGtgctgccaagtgatttagcgttccggtacaatgccgcatagatattagatacctatctacttagatAGTGATAGGGGTGAGGGTTTAACATAACTGTTATACTCTTTCCAGCCACCTGCTACCATCTTATAGACTGCATTACTACTTACCAATACCGCTAAGTATGagatcatacctacctactcaagggctaacttatcaCCGAAAGACTTTTCACAGAAAAGTTTCTAGTTTCTATCTTGTTTTGAAGGTAGTTACTTAGATATGTAGGTATTGTACCcaacaggttgagatggcaatcggcgtATGAGACAGAGGAACCCCCAGCACACCCGCAcatcccccgcgctaacccgctgcgggtgacgtagcgcgagggctgtgcgggtcTGCCGGGCTTctccaccccggttgccatctcaacctgtcgcgcactatagatGTGTGCCGTGTCGTGAGCCTACCTATTAGGAACAAGAAAAGTTGCTTTGTAGGTCCGAGAAATGTTGAGGGATATTAGGGGTACAATCAATACAGGCTTTTTACGATGTTTCGCGGTTCGATGGTAAAAGTAGAGTAAGCTTTTTCTTGGAGAGCTTACAAGCTTATTATAAAACATCTTACCTCATGCTTTTGCTACACCAAATCAATGTGTTTGTAGCTACTTTAGTGCAACTTGATATAATTCTTATCTAATTCGAAGGTTGTATAGAGTTTCGCATGATCAGCTTATCGATTTGGCATCCTTCCATTTGGTtcgctttttattatttttaaaacgtcttATCTTGTTAGATAGGATTAGCTGTAGGTGTACCGTATTCGTTTATACTTTGGTGGAACGAGCCGGAGGAAATAGAGGagatttaggtacctaagtagttagGTAGGCACGCTACAAAAATAAGCTCCAAGTTCTTTTCTTACCTGTTATGTAAGcactattaagtataatatttcattatcaacttattttgttaatacgcatggctaaggcttggaatactcttccgcgatctgtgtttcctaccaattacaatccaggtatctttaaaacaagagtgaataggcaccttctaggtaaacgcgtcccatcttagaccacatcatcactttccatcaggtgtgattgtggtcaagcgcttacctatagtgaataaaaaaaaaatacttgtccATAATATGCTGTCAAACTATCGATATTTTTCAGCAACTTAGGTTGAAGTTTTGCAGGCACGAACACGATGACAATAGATGATTTTATATGGTATCATTGAGCGTCTCTGATGATGGTGGTGGAAATTGGAAATCTGATCGCAAATGGTAGGACAGTCGATTTCAGTCATTTCCTTTGTTTTCATGAGTAGGtgctttacaaaaaaaaatataatgacaATAGCATAAAAAATCTGGACGCTGGAACTCCCTAATGCCATGCCTGTAAGTCGTATTTGGatctaagtatataatttttcttttgctctggagatgtggtgctggaggcgaatgctaggagtctcatggactgaatttcgcaccaacgtctctatactccaagaactcggcaTTAAAAACCACGTCTTTCGACGTTACTACAGGGTCGCATATTAAAGTTCTTGGGAcatgtctcccggcgtgagagtgactccattgagcgtcttgtggtgcagggcaaggtgggaGGGTACCAGAGGCCGAGAaaggtcgcctacgcgatggaACGATCAAATCAAGTCTGTGCCCAgtgggcggtgccgtgcacCAGTGTACCAGACTATCACCCAGCAAGGAGAAGTGACGAATGCTCGTAAGGCGTATAAAATCTGCCCCCAAAAACgtcacttcgtgatgaccacggccgctctgccaagagtgttacgacaaagaagaagaagagtttTGCTTTGATAAGTTTCTATCattttcaataggtacctacctacctttattaAAAAGCTTGACTTTAAAAAGTTTACATTTGGTAGACGGATAGGAGGTACTTTAGTAGGTGATAAGGTAGAAAAATATTCTACTTAGTATCCTCAGATTACCAAATAAAACATAACCTGTTTATTCTCATCATAAAAGCACTCAAACAATCATCAATTACGTATACCTATAGGCAACTAGGTACTTTTCCACGAATATCTCTTTTTGGAATGAAAATGAAGATTAATATTTCACGAATGAAAATAGAGAGGTCGAAAAAAATGTTTAAGCCGAGTTGACACGATACGATTCCTCTCGAAAAACTAGTTGCAAGACGTGAACCGATTATATTGAGCGCTTTGGACGCTGATATCTGATCAGCTGAACTTTTATGAGCTTAGTTCAGTAGAGGcgtcaaataaaaaattacaagcaTCGCGTAGTAAAAAGTTAGAGTGCCTTACCTATTTCTTTGAGATCTTGTCAGCGATTGAAAGAGATCGTACACGGTCAGAAGACCCACGTACCTACTGCTATTGGATCTACCTAAATGCAAACtggattacctacctactggagGGCGTAAAAAGGCGTGACCTCTGCTGACATAATCAGCGTTTCTTCGATGAGCACGATGCGGCGAAATCTTTACgttgagttaggtaggtatacaatagGTATGTTCAGTATTAAAAAATGCGTTGCTTGCTCCTCTTGCGCCTTTAGCTTGCGCCccatagtttttgttttttacgacagttagggaacttctaacaaaacctTGAGACATCGACGTCACTAGCAGGCGTTATATGGTGGTCAAATGTTAGTAGTATTGgagtcactcagaaaagcaggtattatttaaatatttttatcgaattattggaatgtcctctcataaccaacacaaaaaacacaagttcaatgtgtaaaggtaatccgagagtcttaatctaaacaaactaatgccaaaataaataatttaattagagcgtgattgctatcacaacatctaattatccagttcaaaatccaaataccgaaaatatgcgatatcgctccgaatctcagaaggagactaaactaaaaccttcgaaacacccgtatttatgcaagttcaatcttgttggcctcctagcaacagattgtatgacatcgaatgagccaaatatcgattttatcaaactacctgcattagataaattaataattttatattattgttgacaattcaaatcaatttttaaaagtaaccttacagttggtacatttgacgcaggtagccctattaTAGCCCTAtctttctatgatttcacgtcaccatagcctattCAGGATCAAACCTAGAGTTCCCTTGGTTCCTTCGCTCTAGTTCAGCTCTAGTTCAATTTGGCAATGGTTAACGCATTCCCACTATAAACGCTACGACCACTTGAACGAGTGCAGTCGCTACTAGCGACTTCTAGCCGGTGGTGTCAATCCACCCTTATGTACGCAGTAGATTCATGTTAACAATGCTCGAGACAAAGATGGGTCGTCTGAGCGAAATAAAAAGAAACGACGCTGTTTATAGGCGGTCTCATTATTAAACGCTTTCTCATTTCCGACCGCACGAAAAAACAAACATTTTGTACTGTTTTATTTTCGGAGGATAGGTATTTCTTTGTGGTTGTAGTCTGTAGGATCTGACCTTATGTCCATTTTGcgttgtataaaaaaaggtttttaccaATCTTGAGACGTTTAAGGAAGGATACCTTCCTGTCTACTTTCTTTTATGATTAAATCtctatatatctacctacctactaggaaGTAGAAAAGATACCTTTTaaggttttccttttatatccTAATATGAGGGGCCTATGTTTGGCACGATTGGTCGCTAAATTatgaattaggtacctaccaattacgcaggtacctaccttttttttttttttgttgacgctggggaatgcatttacgcatcccccccggagggagggtatgtgggacccaccggccgagaggcgaccggaatacccactaaaccccagcggcgctactgcgcgtcgcctggcgactgggtcacgggaacggccgaagcaaacaaccgcgacccagccagcgacgtctgc encodes the following:
- the LOC123875328 gene encoding JNK1/MAPK8-associated membrane protein — its product is MSIVRTCSGLYCGRTELEDGSWSDCGACPRGFRTNATSYCVECSEEPTLYDWQYLGFMVLLPLVLHLFFIDMVAAGNRNSTIVAQLVCAFVEVVTGTLAALIVLPPSGSIDLHVCSPKALSDWYTLLHNPQPDYRETLHCTQEAVYPLYTIVLLIYAFGLLMTVTLRPLLLAWYKSNTGKKAIYCALYFYPILVLIHTVAAGLIYFSFPYIIIIISMMTSASHFSIKIDQSAPALLSASLTNVRNLIILIGHWIIHAYGIISLTGFKELWYLTLVPAPALFYILTAQFTDPMKIHND